The sequence CGCCCGTCCCCGTCGTGCCGTCGCCGAAGTCCCATGCGAAGGACACGATCGTCCCGTCAGGGTCGTGCGAGTCACCCGCGTCGACCGCGACCTTGAGGGGCGACGGCACGGCGGTGAAGGAGGCGACCGGCGCTGCGTTGATCGTCGCGCCGGCGCCGTAGTGGGTGGCCACCCGCGCGGCCGTCAGCTGGACCGGGTAGACGGAGAACTCGTCCAGCTGGCCGGCGAAGTAGTTCGACGTCGTGCCACCCCACGTCGTGTCGCCGCCCAGCCGCCAGTAACCGCTGAACGCCTGCGCCTGCGTCTGGCTCCCGGACGCCCTGAGCGCGCCGTCGACGTACAGCGCCATGCCGGCCGGACCGAGCGTCGCGACGACCTGGTGCCACTTCCCGTCGTTGTAGCTCGCAGGCGTCGTGATCGTGTTGGTGACCCCGGTGTACGTCCCGAACACCAGCTGACCGCCGTCGAGCATGTAGACGTGCCGGTCGTAGGAACCGGAACCACCGGTCTTCGCCGAGCTGAACCCGACGAGCTTGCCGCCGCGGTTCGTGGTCGTCTTGAACCAGAGCTCCAGGGAGAACAGGCTGGTCCCGGAGCGTCCCGTCACGGTCGCCGCCGTCCCGTCCGACCCGTTGAACGTCGCCGTCCGGGCGCTGCCGACGAACCCGGCCGCCGTGCCCATCGTCACGCCACCCGCGGTGCGGCCGAGGTCGAAGTTCCCCGTCGCGTCGGCCAGCAGCCCGGGCGCGGTCTCGTCGAGCCGCCAGAACAGGTCCGGGTCGTCGGTGAGGACCTGTGTCCCGTACGCGTCCGAGACCGGAGCCGGCGGGTCGCTCAGCCCCGAGCCGAGCGTGAAGTGCTCACGCACCTGCGCCTGCGACAGGACGCCGCCGTACACCGCGGCCTCGTCGATCCGACCGGCGAAGTACGCCGAGCTCGAGCCCCACGTGGTGTCGCCGCCGACCCGCCAGTAGCCCGAGTAGCCTTCCGAGCCCGTGTTCGGGTTGGTGCCGGCGAGCACCCCGTCGACGTAGAGGACCATCCCCGACGGCCCGATGCCGGCGACCACCTGGTGCCACTGCCCGTCGTTGTAGGCGCCGGCCGAGGTGATGGTGTTGGTCACGCCCGTGTACGTCCCGAAGACGAGCCGGCCGTCGTCCTGCATGTACACGTGACGGTCGTACTGCGTCGACGTCCCGGACGGGTTGTTCCCGAAGCCGATGATCTTTCCGCCGCGGTTCGTCGTGGTCTGGAACCACGCCTCAACGCTGAAGACCGTCGGGTTCGCGACGGGCTTGCTCGCCACGACGACGTCGTTGCTGCCGTCGAAGCCGGCCGCGGTGTCTGCGACGCCGACGAGCGCGCCGGCCGAGCCCAGGCTCACACCCTGCTGGTACGCCCCGACGTTCTGCCCCGTCGCGGCGTCCTTGGCCTTGGTCCCCGCGGACTCGCCGAGGCGCCAGTACAGCTGCGGCGAGTCGTCGAAGACGGCCTTGCCGTACGCGTCAGCCGGCGCCGGCTGCTCGAGCGCGAGCGTCTTGGTGGTCCTGGTCCAGGAGCCCTGCGCGTCGACCACGACGAGGGCGATCCGATAGGTGCCGCCGCCGTCGTACGTGTGGGTCAGCGAGGACGACGTCGACGTGGTGCCGTCCCCGAGGTCCCAGTACGTCGCCGCGACGCCCTGGTCGTCGGTGGACGCCGAGGACGAGAAGGTGACGGCCAGACCGGAGACGCTGGAGCTGATCACGGCGACCGGGGCCGCGTTGCCGCCCGGGACGACGAGCACCGGCGTGCTGGCCGAGGCGTTGTCGGCCCCGTCCGCGGCGCGCACGAAGTAGCGGTTCGCGCCGCCCTTGGGCACGGTGATCGCGGTGGAGGTCGTGGTCGCGATGACCCGGTCGTTGCGGAGCACCTGGTACGCCCCGCCCGTCCCGAGACCACCGACGGACGCGTTCCACTGGAGCCGCACCGACGTCGCGTCCTGCGATGCGATCCGCAGGTTCGTGGGCACGGCGGGGGCGGTGGTGTCCGCCGGCGCGAACCGAGCGAACCCACCCAGCCAGGTGTTGCCGCTGGCCACGCCGCGACCGGAGACCAGGTCCCCGCCCGCCCACATGGTGCCGTCGGACGCGACCTTGATCGCCCAGACGCCTGAGCCGAGCCGGGAAGAGATGGTCGGCGAGAAGTTCTCGTCGACCGCACCGGTCTCGGTGTTCCACGCCGCGACCCAGCCGATGTTGTCGACCTTGGTCCAGGACGAGCCGACGTTCGGCCAGAACTGGGCGCCTGTGTACAGGAAGTTGTTCGCGTGCGCCCCGGCGTAAACCCAGCCGTTCCCGGACGAGATCGCCTGGAAGTCACCCTTCGGGTTCGCGATCGTCGTGTTGCGACGGGCGTACGTCGTCGTGTCGAAGCCGAACATCGAGTGCTCGGACCCCCCGACCCAGACGCGGCTCCCGGCCTGGTCGATCGCCTGCTGGTAGGACTTGGCCGCGCTCCACACCGGTGCCCACGGCGTCGGGTCCACGGATGCCCCGGAGGAGGTCAGCAGCGCCACCGCGTTCTCCGCGGGAACCGTGCCCACGGACTCGAAGAAGCCGGCGAGGTAGGCGCGCGAACTGTCGTCCTTGATGTCGATCGCCCGCACGG is a genomic window of Cellulomonas fulva containing:
- a CDS encoding PKD domain-containing protein; the encoded protein is MALVVAGATTSVAADPDPGDYPFIDPAAYTGASADTAAASCWEIKQLHPDSTSGVYWVLTPEMTAPTQVWCDQETDGGGWVKVGQGRQTWEPNTAARGTLSSLLSGTPAANASAQLSTAQVDGLLGGKAVSELTDGVRLRRATDQAGTSWQEVRVSLPRLDGWAWTFGAGHVLGSWRIGATTGSGGSSAQYGSGSGLNVVDSNISPDQSYTWGFAYGSGVSGSSSTSSYLWSKADGQGNARPFTEVYVRPKLLNPVLDFTQIPDAGTAPMLRPAGTSSLVQTNPWGVSGLKGAVSGEGDVEVQAITQIGARMYVGGNFRYVQRDSAGTGRVEQSFLAAFDASTGQYVTGFTPTFNEAVESLAALPDGRLAVGGRFTQVNGQAVTGLTVLDAATGAVSGSFRTTITNNSSPGSVQVQALAVGGGYLYLGGNFTHLQGASGAATYSRNGARVSASTGQPDTSWRPELTGSVRAIDIKDDSSRAYLAGFFESVGTVPAENAVALLTSSGASVDPTPWAPVWSAAKSYQQAIDQAGSRVWVGGSEHSMFGFDTTTYARRNTTIANPKGDFQAISSGNGWVYAGAHANNFLYTGAQFWPNVGSSWTKVDNIGWVAAWNTETGAVDENFSPTISSRLGSGVWAIKVASDGTMWAGGDLVSGRGVASGNTWLGGFARFAPADTTAPAVPTNLRIASQDATSVRLQWNASVGGLGTGGAYQVLRNDRVIATTTSTAITVPKGGANRYFVRAADGADNASASTPVLVVPGGNAAPVAVISSSVSGLAVTFSSSASTDDQGVAATYWDLGDGTTSTSSSLTHTYDGGGTYRIALVVVDAQGSWTRTTKTLALEQPAPADAYGKAVFDDSPQLYWRLGESAGTKAKDAATGQNVGAYQQGVSLGSAGALVGVADTAAGFDGSNDVVVASKPVANPTVFSVEAWFQTTTNRGGKIIGFGNNPSGTSTQYDRHVYMQDDGRLVFGTYTGVTNTITSAGAYNDGQWHQVVAGIGPSGMVLYVDGVLAGTNPNTGSEGYSGYWRVGGDTTWGSSSAYFAGRIDEAAVYGGVLSQAQVREHFTLGSGLSDPPAPVSDAYGTQVLTDDPDLFWRLDETAPGLLADATGNFDLGRTAGGVTMGTAAGFVGSARTATFNGSDGTAATVTGRSGTSLFSLELWFKTTTNRGGKLVGFSSAKTGGSGSYDRHVYMLDGGQLVFGTYTGVTNTITTPASYNDGKWHQVVATLGPAGMALYVDGALRASGSQTQAQAFSGYWRLGGDTTWGGTTSNYFAGQLDEFSVYPVQLTAARVATHYGAGATINAAPVASFTAVPSPLKVAVDAGDSHDPDGTIVSFAWDFGDGTTGTGATAQHDYDAPGDYVVRLTVTDDLGGVATTSRTVSVPAPPNRAPTAVADTTVDDLEVQVDGSGSSDPDGDALTYAWDFDGQGTATGREATFEFTTAGTYDVTLTVDDGRGGSDSTTVPVTVEAPQDPVTTVAIAQDAAWRWRFATGAPPSAWNQVGFDASAWPVGGARLGFGATQVVTNIDTFATTADRARAAYFVRSVQVPDASRVVSLRLDSVADDGVVIYVNGTEVARHNMRPDETVTYLTYAASARRITVAENDPVVVDVPVGLLRDGTNVISAETHLNYRATPDVSFWLKATLVTQ